One Halobacteriovorax sp. GB3 genomic window carries:
- the rpmH gene encoding 50S ribosomal protein L34, protein MSKRTWQPKRKKRMRVHGFLKRMSTPGGRKAIAARRAKGRKQLTVSTGSK, encoded by the coding sequence ATGAGTAAAAGAACATGGCAACCTAAGAGAAAGAAAAGAATGAGAGTTCACGGTTTCCTTAAGCGTATGTCTACTCCAGGTGGGAGAAAGGCTATTGCTGCTAGAAGAGCTAAAGGAAGAAAGCAACTTACAGTTTCTACAGGTTCTAAATAA
- the rnpA gene encoding ribonuclease P protein component produces MADNCFSKDYRLLSARDFSYLRRGSSQVKNKWLMAYFKPTQSTKESPRSHSRLGLSVSKKVGKANIRNLCKRHVKDFFRQSSFKYEGYDVLVLVSPMLFKRNETKEQANDALKSAIPHLFKLIEKNIQSR; encoded by the coding sequence GTGGCCGACAATTGCTTTAGCAAAGATTATCGACTTTTGTCGGCCAGAGATTTCTCTTACCTTAGACGAGGTAGCTCTCAAGTTAAAAACAAGTGGCTCATGGCTTATTTCAAGCCAACCCAGTCCACTAAAGAATCTCCTAGATCGCATTCGCGATTAGGCTTATCTGTTTCTAAAAAAGTAGGTAAGGCTAATATTCGAAATCTATGCAAACGACATGTTAAAGATTTTTTTCGTCAGTCATCTTTCAAATATGAAGGCTATGATGTTCTAGTTTTAGTTTCTCCGATGCTTTTCAAGCGTAATGAAACAAAAGAGCAAGCTAATGATGCTTTAAAATCTGCAATTCCCCATCTTTTTAAATTGATTGAGAAGAATATACAGTCTCGTTAA
- the yidC gene encoding membrane protein insertase YidC, giving the protein MNDDQKRTFLFVLIAGLTLFGWQMYFAPEQTFVTPEVKKTVENKQATQPVQQNTTTAEEVKNVETSEVTSVTQIEDKVVTVSNGEHVLSFDSFLNVKDFTNSEIKFPLSETLGKTTTRFKVQVAKAGTRNYRDLQFNFEDVNQNIVKGFDPVNKVNLALTLGERGKAYIKLTSAESLVFRTFFGAADSSKEEHETNNRMVRQFLYFSKDVERISVGDDSTGEGSVKWAGVDYNYHLFALIFKNKPKTLYKVFETGEYYVETTSATNSFEGELIYAKKDYDSLIALGDKLELSVDFGFFGILSVPILRGLQFFYKFVGNYGLAIIILTIVIRMLTFPFQYKSFKSMKKMQKVQPELQRLREKYKDDPARMQKETMALFKKSGANPIGGCLPMILQMPVFFAFYQVLYNAVELVGAPFYFWIFDLSHKDPYYVLPVLMGAAMFGQTKLNPSASADPTQQKVMLFMPLIFCFIMKDLPAGLNLYIFISTIFGIAQQLFVYKTVD; this is encoded by the coding sequence GTGAACGATGATCAAAAACGCACGTTTTTGTTTGTTTTAATCGCTGGTTTAACTCTTTTTGGATGGCAGATGTATTTTGCTCCTGAGCAAACTTTTGTAACTCCAGAAGTTAAAAAAACAGTTGAGAACAAACAAGCTACACAACCAGTTCAACAGAATACAACGACTGCTGAAGAAGTTAAGAATGTTGAAACATCAGAAGTAACTTCTGTAACACAGATCGAAGATAAGGTTGTTACTGTTTCAAATGGTGAACATGTTTTATCTTTTGACAGTTTTTTAAATGTAAAAGACTTCACTAATTCTGAAATTAAATTTCCTCTTTCAGAAACTCTTGGAAAAACAACAACACGTTTTAAAGTGCAAGTTGCAAAAGCTGGAACTAGAAACTACAGAGATCTTCAATTTAATTTCGAAGATGTTAATCAAAATATTGTTAAAGGTTTTGATCCTGTTAATAAAGTAAATCTTGCCCTCACTCTTGGTGAAAGAGGTAAGGCTTACATTAAATTAACTAGTGCTGAATCACTTGTTTTTAGAACATTTTTTGGTGCTGCTGATTCTTCTAAAGAAGAGCATGAAACGAATAATAGAATGGTTCGTCAGTTTTTATATTTCTCTAAAGATGTAGAGAGAATTTCAGTTGGTGATGACTCTACTGGTGAAGGTAGTGTTAAGTGGGCCGGTGTTGATTATAATTATCATCTCTTTGCTTTAATTTTCAAAAACAAACCTAAAACTCTATATAAGGTTTTTGAAACTGGTGAGTACTACGTAGAAACTACTTCAGCGACTAATAGTTTTGAAGGTGAATTAATTTATGCAAAGAAAGATTACGATTCTCTAATCGCTCTTGGTGATAAGTTAGAGCTTTCTGTAGATTTTGGTTTCTTTGGAATTCTTTCTGTTCCAATTCTACGTGGACTACAATTCTTTTATAAGTTTGTTGGTAACTACGGTTTAGCTATTATCATTCTTACGATTGTAATTAGAATGCTGACTTTTCCGTTTCAATACAAGTCTTTCAAGAGTATGAAGAAGATGCAGAAGGTTCAGCCTGAACTTCAACGTCTTAGAGAAAAGTACAAAGACGATCCAGCAAGAATGCAAAAAGAAACAATGGCCCTATTTAAAAAATCAGGTGCTAACCCAATTGGTGGTTGTCTTCCAATGATTCTTCAGATGCCTGTTTTCTTTGCTTTCTATCAAGTTCTTTATAATGCTGTTGAACTTGTCGGTGCTCCTTTTTACTTTTGGATTTTCGATCTTTCTCATAAAGATCCATACTATGTTCTTCCAGTTCTTATGGGTGCTGCAATGTTTGGTCAAACGAAGCTTAATCCATCTGCTTCAGCTGATCCAACTCAGCAAAAAGTTATGCTTTTTATGCCACTAATTTTCTGTTTCATTATGAAGGATTTACCAGCTGGTCTTAACCTTTATATTTTTATTTCGACAATTTTTGGTATTGCTCAACAGCTATTTGTATACAAAACAGTAGATTAA
- a CDS encoding tRNA modification GTPase produces MLNLYDDKPIIACSTGTKSNTAIGLIRLSGFKDILDLQEFFSLDLNKVKTRFAHYTDIISSKGVVDSVVLTFYKGPNSYNGENILELGVHGNQFNIRRILKLFVDSGKFRAAKEGEFTYRALLNQKLTLSQVEGLDMLLNASSGLMLQQGLETLQGNLHKEYTDLYDSFIKLKGAVEITIDFSEDVGEQESIDLLNRNFSRFFSIIKRLNNRIQGEFGGLTSPEIVLVGQTNAGKSSLFNSLLQDNRSIVSSTAGTTRDYVSEYVFIDEVNYKLIDTAGIRETVDQIEKIGIERTFEVLERAFYKILVVNPGESNFEDFKKLPQDLVFDLLIISHKDLVEVDYKGLFSHLPKFKKCFHMSLKNGPIEPVEVFGPIEPDVKNGPIEPEFNTAPIEPISKSGPMGPVHSFIFIEDQISFKFSELTANNPILLERHRDCVNSIYCKAVEFDDVLRNINDIAIISSELNILGKYVSELIGIVRPDDVLNDIFSNFCIGK; encoded by the coding sequence ATGTTAAACCTTTATGACGATAAGCCCATTATTGCTTGTAGTACCGGTACTAAATCGAATACTGCAATTGGGCTTATTCGTCTTTCAGGTTTTAAAGATATCTTAGACCTCCAAGAATTTTTCTCTCTCGATTTAAATAAAGTTAAAACTCGCTTTGCTCATTACACTGACATTATTTCTAGTAAGGGTGTTGTTGATAGTGTCGTTTTAACTTTTTACAAAGGCCCTAATTCTTATAATGGCGAAAACATTTTAGAATTAGGTGTTCATGGAAACCAATTTAATATACGGCGTATTCTTAAACTCTTTGTCGACTCTGGAAAATTTAGAGCCGCTAAAGAAGGTGAATTCACGTATAGAGCTCTTTTAAATCAAAAGCTTACTCTGTCCCAGGTTGAAGGCCTCGACATGCTTTTAAACGCCAGTTCTGGCCTTATGCTGCAACAAGGACTTGAGACCTTACAAGGGAATCTTCATAAAGAGTACACTGATCTCTATGACAGTTTTATAAAGTTAAAAGGCGCTGTGGAGATTACGATTGATTTTTCTGAAGATGTTGGTGAGCAAGAGAGTATTGATTTATTGAATAGAAACTTTTCACGTTTCTTCAGTATCATCAAACGTTTAAATAATCGTATTCAAGGTGAGTTTGGTGGCCTTACTTCTCCTGAGATTGTTTTAGTTGGCCAAACCAACGCTGGAAAGAGTTCTCTTTTTAATTCTTTGCTTCAAGATAATCGTTCTATAGTTTCGAGTACGGCGGGGACTACACGCGATTATGTAAGCGAGTATGTTTTTATCGATGAAGTAAATTATAAGCTCATTGATACTGCAGGTATTCGTGAAACCGTTGATCAGATTGAAAAGATTGGTATTGAAAGAACTTTTGAAGTTTTAGAAAGAGCTTTTTATAAGATTCTTGTAGTAAATCCAGGTGAGTCAAACTTTGAAGACTTCAAAAAATTGCCTCAAGATTTAGTTTTTGATCTATTAATCATAAGCCATAAAGATCTTGTTGAGGTCGATTACAAAGGGCTCTTCAGTCATTTACCAAAATTTAAAAAATGTTTTCATATGTCTCTTAAAAATGGTCCTATAGAACCAGTTGAGGTTTTTGGTCCTATAGAACCAGACGTGAAAAATGGTCCTATAGAACCAGAGTTTAATACTGCCCCTATAGAACCAATTTCGAAAAGTGGTCCTATGGGACCAGTTCATAGTTTTATTTTTATTGAAGATCAGATTTCATTTAAATTCAGTGAGTTAACGGCAAATAATCCTATTCTATTAGAGAGGCACCGCGATTGCGTAAATAGTATTTATTGTAAAGCTGTTGAGTTTGATGATGTATTACGTAATATCAATGACATAGCTATTATTTCTTCTGAGTTAAACATTCTTGGCAAATATGTTTCAGAACTTATTGGAATTGTAAGACCAGATGATGTTTTAAACGATATTTTCTCGAATTTCTGTATCGGAAAGTAG
- the mnmG gene encoding tRNA uridine-5-carboxymethylaminomethyl(34) synthesis enzyme MnmG, with amino-acid sequence MSEIIYDVMIVGGGHAGCEAAWVSSQFGLSVAILTMPEVPLASTPCNPAVGGVGKGQVVRELDALGGMMGIVADRSAIQYRILNESKGYAVQSTRVQVDKDLYSENAEKLIASVVNIDVIREKVDSIARDGELFHVETSNRSYRTKKLVMTTGTFLNGKLHTGEEQTNGGRVDCNPSKGLSDLFSEIQTLDKRFKTGTPARLDKDTIDFSVMVAQESDGRTRNFHLNHEPNKRFVDQVACHLTRTNENTLGIIRDNKERSPIFNGQIQGIGPRYCPSIEDKAFRYPDRHSHHVFVEPEGLNAQTIYPNGVSTSLPKEVQLEFLRTIAGLEKVEILVYGYAVEYDVVDTSKLNTQLEYIDVPGLYFAGQVNGTSGYEEAAGQGIVAGINASLSVLGREPLHLDRNSSYIGVMVEDLVSNKRDEPYRLFTARSENRLYVREDNSVLRMYPFRKQLGLYTELDKTLDSFVEEFELLWDMAKSYVYKANPKNKEYFKEMGYGTLPANTFMFELIKRSQLEPVETLEKELLNFGLSFREDVVRTVAISLKYEGYIERANFENEKVIRLSGKKIQWQQICDSVNISNECRQRILEVKPETFGGLQKIDGIRPATLAYVAGNLL; translated from the coding sequence ATGAGTGAAATTATATATGACGTCATGATAGTTGGTGGTGGGCATGCTGGATGTGAAGCAGCCTGGGTTTCTTCTCAATTTGGTCTTAGTGTTGCTATCTTGACTATGCCTGAAGTACCTCTAGCATCGACACCTTGTAACCCAGCAGTGGGTGGAGTTGGTAAAGGGCAAGTTGTCCGAGAGTTGGATGCCCTTGGTGGAATGATGGGGATTGTTGCAGACCGATCAGCTATTCAGTACAGGATACTTAATGAAAGCAAAGGGTACGCTGTTCAATCTACAAGAGTTCAGGTTGACAAGGATTTATATTCTGAGAATGCCGAGAAGTTAATTGCTTCCGTTGTGAATATTGATGTGATCCGAGAGAAGGTCGATTCGATAGCGCGAGATGGAGAATTGTTCCACGTGGAAACATCGAACCGGTCCTATAGGACCAAAAAACTTGTCATGACAACAGGAACTTTTCTAAATGGAAAGCTTCATACTGGTGAGGAGCAAACGAATGGTGGACGAGTAGATTGTAATCCTTCTAAAGGACTTTCAGACTTGTTCAGTGAAATTCAAACACTTGATAAGCGATTTAAGACAGGAACACCTGCTAGATTAGATAAAGATACGATAGACTTTAGCGTAATGGTTGCTCAAGAGAGTGATGGCCGTACTAGAAACTTTCATTTGAATCATGAACCTAATAAGCGTTTTGTTGATCAGGTAGCATGTCACTTAACTCGAACTAATGAAAATACATTAGGCATTATTAGAGATAATAAGGAAAGAAGTCCTATTTTCAATGGTCAGATTCAAGGAATTGGTCCTAGATATTGTCCTAGTATCGAAGATAAAGCTTTTAGATATCCTGATCGCCATAGCCATCATGTATTTGTAGAACCAGAAGGATTAAATGCTCAGACAATTTATCCAAATGGTGTATCAACGAGCTTACCTAAGGAAGTTCAATTAGAGTTTCTTAGGACAATAGCTGGTCTAGAAAAAGTAGAAATTTTAGTTTATGGATATGCTGTTGAGTACGATGTTGTCGATACTTCTAAGCTAAATACTCAGTTGGAGTATATCGATGTACCAGGGTTATATTTTGCTGGTCAAGTCAATGGAACTTCAGGTTATGAAGAAGCTGCTGGTCAGGGAATCGTTGCTGGTATTAATGCTTCACTATCTGTTCTTGGGCGTGAGCCTTTACATCTAGATAGAAACTCATCCTATATTGGAGTTATGGTTGAAGATCTCGTTTCAAATAAAAGAGATGAGCCATATAGACTCTTTACTGCGAGATCAGAGAATAGGCTTTACGTAAGAGAAGATAATTCAGTTCTTCGAATGTATCCATTTAGAAAACAACTAGGACTTTATACTGAATTAGATAAAACTCTCGATAGTTTCGTAGAGGAGTTTGAGCTGCTTTGGGATATGGCAAAGTCTTATGTTTATAAAGCTAATCCTAAAAATAAAGAATACTTTAAAGAGATGGGCTATGGAACACTTCCAGCTAATACATTTATGTTTGAGTTGATTAAGAGATCTCAATTAGAGCCTGTCGAAACATTGGAGAAAGAACTTCTAAATTTTGGACTCTCTTTTAGAGAAGATGTTGTTCGAACAGTAGCAATTAGTTTGAAATATGAAGGTTATATTGAAAGGGCCAACTTTGAAAATGAGAAGGTGATAAGACTTAGTGGTAAAAAAATTCAGTGGCAACAGATTTGTGATTCTGTGAATATTTCAAACGAGTGTCGACAAAGAATCCTTGAAGTGAAGCCAGAGACATTTGGTGGATTACAAAAAATAGATGGCATTAGGCCAGCTACATTAGCATACGTTGCAGGAAATTTATTATAA
- a CDS encoding 16S rRNA (guanine(527)-N(7))-methyltransferase RsmG, translating to MKDFAKSYLDILTGRLAGLNLTRITTEEEFYNKQIVDSLLPIEKSDKFVASLEKTGILVDVGFGGGFPLLPLAKALPEVKCVGFEARGKKAKAVQSIADELELKNVKALHQRIDDVYIDRNCVITLKAVGTAINFLPKIITDKTVRVFFYKGPNFYELEEVEPLLKDWRIVEETYYDVPGTEGRMLIGFENKKVLHGTLVKKAQKKKDKKLVNLSDLL from the coding sequence ATGAAAGATTTTGCTAAAAGTTATTTGGATATTTTAACTGGTAGGTTAGCAGGGCTTAATCTAACTAGAATTACAACTGAAGAAGAGTTTTATAACAAGCAAATTGTGGATTCACTACTACCGATTGAAAAAAGTGATAAATTTGTAGCTTCGTTAGAGAAGACAGGCATTCTTGTAGACGTAGGTTTTGGTGGAGGCTTTCCATTGTTACCTCTGGCAAAAGCATTGCCTGAAGTGAAGTGTGTAGGTTTTGAAGCTAGGGGTAAGAAGGCTAAGGCAGTTCAATCAATTGCTGATGAACTTGAGTTAAAAAATGTTAAAGCACTTCATCAAAGAATAGATGATGTCTATATTGATAGAAATTGTGTTATTACTTTGAAAGCCGTTGGTACTGCGATAAATTTCTTACCAAAAATAATTACGGATAAAACTGTAAGAGTGTTCTTTTACAAAGGTCCAAACTTTTACGAGCTTGAAGAAGTAGAGCCATTACTAAAAGACTGGAGAATTGTTGAGGAAACTTATTACGACGTCCCTGGAACAGAAGGGAGGATGTTAATAGGTTTCGAAAATAAAAAAGTTCTACATGGAACATTGGTAAAGAAGGCTCAAAAAAAGAAAGACAAAAAACTTGTCAATCTATCTGATCTACTTTAA
- a CDS encoding ParA family protein: MAKIIAMMNQKGGVGKTTTAINLAACLAVAEKKTLIIDLDPQGNGSVSVGLDASQHTACNIYHAMIGEANIKDAIYNTELPFFDICPSDNNLSGAEIELVSLFARESKLKLALEQVQDDYDYIIIDCPPSLGLLTVNALNAANAFIVPMQTEYLAMEGLAQLINTVKLIKNSLNPQLEMEGILLTMFDGRSSLHKQVANEIRKHFEEKVFKTVIPRNVKLAECPSFGKPIILYDIESKGSEAYLALAKELILKDRMEASQNEQTELPEDLPEVPQSGSVSDNNAQQSLQ; encoded by the coding sequence ATGGCTAAAATTATTGCAATGATGAATCAGAAAGGTGGAGTTGGTAAGACAACAACAGCCATTAACCTTGCTGCTTGCCTAGCCGTAGCTGAAAAAAAGACTTTAATAATTGACTTAGACCCTCAGGGAAATGGTTCTGTAAGTGTTGGCTTGGATGCGTCGCAGCATACTGCCTGTAACATTTATCATGCCATGATTGGTGAAGCGAATATTAAAGATGCAATCTATAATACTGAATTACCATTTTTTGATATCTGCCCATCAGATAATAACTTATCAGGTGCTGAGATCGAATTAGTAAGTCTGTTTGCAAGAGAGTCGAAATTAAAACTGGCCCTTGAACAAGTTCAAGATGACTATGACTATATTATTATCGATTGTCCTCCTTCTCTTGGACTTTTAACAGTCAATGCTCTTAATGCTGCAAATGCCTTTATCGTTCCAATGCAGACTGAATACCTTGCAATGGAAGGTCTTGCACAGCTTATTAATACAGTTAAATTGATTAAAAACTCATTGAATCCACAATTAGAAATGGAAGGGATTCTCTTAACTATGTTTGATGGAAGGTCATCACTTCACAAGCAAGTTGCCAATGAGATTAGAAAGCATTTTGAAGAGAAAGTATTCAAAACTGTTATTCCTAGAAATGTTAAACTTGCTGAATGTCCATCATTTGGTAAGCCTATTATTCTTTATGATATTGAATCAAAAGGTAGTGAAGCCTACCTAGCACTGGCCAAGGAACTTATTCTAAAAGATAGAATGGAGGCCTCTCAAAATGAACAAACTGAACTACCAGAGGACCTACCGGAAGTACCTCAATCAGGTTCTGTTAGTGACAACAACGCACAACAATCGTTGCAGTAA
- a CDS encoding ParB/RepB/Spo0J family partition protein, translating into MAKKVALGKGIASLIGSSNEDVNAKLKAKMALDEMNEQPVKEVIKEVRVEGPSLIDISQIITNPNQPRKIFKEKELEELSESIKENGIIQPLIVVKNEESGFELVAGERRLRAAKLAGLEKVPAVIKRATDKDKMVMSIIENVQRSDLNCVEEALAYYQLMDEFNLTQEEVAKKLGKERSTVANFIRILKLPRDVIELLQKEELSFGHAKILAAVKERDKCIRIAVEAAANKLSVRETEKLIKARKNTKVAQEDKTHDYFQEKLDQYRQKLEQKTGFHFQLNSSKKGGGQVVLKFNNEAEFNDIYEFLLSK; encoded by the coding sequence ATGGCCAAAAAAGTAGCACTTGGTAAGGGTATTGCTTCATTAATCGGATCTTCAAATGAAGACGTAAATGCTAAGCTTAAAGCTAAGATGGCATTAGATGAAATGAATGAGCAACCTGTAAAAGAAGTTATTAAAGAAGTAAGAGTAGAAGGTCCTTCTTTAATTGATATTTCTCAAATCATTACAAATCCTAATCAACCGAGAAAGATCTTTAAAGAAAAAGAACTTGAAGAGCTTTCTGAATCTATTAAAGAGAACGGTATCATTCAACCACTGATTGTTGTGAAGAATGAAGAATCTGGATTTGAATTAGTTGCTGGAGAAAGAAGATTAAGAGCTGCTAAGCTTGCTGGTCTTGAAAAAGTTCCTGCTGTTATTAAAAGAGCGACTGATAAAGATAAGATGGTTATGTCGATCATTGAAAACGTTCAAAGATCAGATCTAAACTGTGTTGAAGAAGCTCTAGCATATTATCAACTAATGGATGAGTTTAACTTAACTCAAGAAGAAGTTGCTAAGAAGCTTGGTAAAGAAAGATCTACAGTTGCTAACTTTATTAGAATTTTAAAATTACCAAGAGATGTAATCGAACTTCTCCAAAAGGAAGAACTCTCTTTTGGCCATGCAAAAATATTAGCAGCTGTTAAAGAAAGAGATAAGTGTATTCGTATTGCAGTTGAAGCAGCAGCAAATAAATTATCAGTAAGAGAAACTGAGAAACTAATTAAAGCTAGAAAGAATACAAAAGTAGCTCAAGAAGATAAGACTCATGATTATTTTCAAGAGAAACTTGATCAATACCGCCAGAAACTAGAGCAAAAAACAGGTTTCCACTTCCAGCTTAATTCAAGCAAGAAAGGTGGTGGACAAGTTGTTCTTAAATTCAACAACGAAGCTGAATTTAATGACATATATGAATTTCTTCTAAGTAAGTAA
- a CDS encoding bactofilin family protein, with protein sequence MAKDKGDISAIIEEGCKFEGNLSFNGVARIAGIVNGSIFSNDTVIVSDGAIINADINANVILISGTVKGNIKASSRVEIIKPARFEGTITTPSLIVEEGVIFHGTTKMHDNK encoded by the coding sequence ATGGCCAAGGATAAAGGTGATATTTCAGCTATTATTGAAGAGGGTTGCAAATTTGAAGGTAACTTGTCTTTTAATGGTGTCGCAAGAATTGCTGGAATCGTAAACGGAAGTATCTTTTCAAATGACACTGTCATCGTCTCTGATGGCGCAATTATCAATGCTGACATTAATGCTAATGTTATCCTTATAAGTGGTACTGTTAAGGGAAATATAAAGGCTTCTTCAAGAGTTGAAATTATCAAGCCAGCAAGGTTTGAAGGAACAATTACAACACCAAGTTTAATTGTTGAAGAGGGAGTTATCTTTCACGGTACAACAAAAATGCATGACAACAAATAA
- a CDS encoding F0F1 ATP synthase subunit B family protein translates to MDTIIGIFKSLGVDQSIFTQFIIVCILYFILRNLLFNKLQEVLELREGKTTKLEENANKKFIEAENLAKAYKEKVEQAQTDAYSDLSKKKEEVIKREKQTIKAAEAKLNQEIEQKAQEFKAEVEAKKQEVLGNAEALANDLVTKLTN, encoded by the coding sequence ATGGATACTATTATCGGTATTTTTAAGTCACTTGGTGTTGACCAGTCAATTTTCACTCAATTTATCATTGTATGTATTCTTTATTTCATCCTAAGAAACTTGCTTTTCAACAAGTTACAGGAAGTTTTAGAGCTTAGAGAGGGTAAAACTACTAAGCTTGAAGAGAATGCAAACAAGAAATTCATCGAAGCAGAAAACTTAGCTAAAGCTTATAAAGAAAAAGTTGAGCAAGCTCAAACGGATGCTTATTCTGATCTTTCTAAAAAGAAAGAAGAAGTGATCAAAAGAGAAAAGCAAACTATTAAAGCGGCTGAAGCAAAGTTGAACCAAGAAATTGAGCAAAAAGCTCAAGAGTTCAAGGCAGAAGTTGAAGCTAAAAAACAAGAAGTTCTTGGAAATGCTGAAGCTTTAGCAAACGATCTAGTAACAAAATTAACAAACTAA
- a CDS encoding ATP synthase F0 subunit B: MLKVILSLTLLVSNAYAAGDSGIGSLLIPALNFVVFAAIIILAVKGPMRKMFDENAVKVKELFTHAEEKDKEAQIKLDMYEKKMSTVESEVEKIFTEVKQDAVNFEEKYLKEVEEQIGKMTKDAHAKVESEKNAMLRELNASLVDEVIANAKSKIDANKEYKTKATNNLVAKL, encoded by the coding sequence ATGTTGAAAGTAATTCTTTCTTTAACTCTTCTAGTATCTAATGCATATGCTGCAGGAGATTCTGGAATTGGAAGTTTATTAATTCCTGCGCTTAACTTTGTTGTTTTTGCAGCGATCATTATTCTTGCGGTTAAAGGTCCAATGAGAAAAATGTTTGATGAAAATGCAGTTAAAGTTAAAGAGCTTTTTACTCATGCAGAAGAGAAAGATAAAGAAGCTCAGATTAAACTTGATATGTATGAAAAGAAAATGAGCACAGTAGAGTCTGAAGTAGAAAAGATTTTTACTGAAGTTAAGCAAGATGCAGTTAACTTTGAAGAGAAATATCTTAAAGAAGTTGAAGAGCAAATTGGTAAAATGACAAAGGATGCTCATGCAAAAGTTGAAAGCGAAAAGAACGCTATGCTTAGAGAGCTGAATGCTTCACTCGTTGATGAAGTTATCGCAAATGCGAAAAGCAAAATTGACGCTAATAAAGAATATAAAACTAAAGCAACAAACAATCTTGTTGCTAAACTTTAA
- a CDS encoding F0F1 ATP synthase subunit delta translates to MKEQNVSKAYAKALIELGKESKVDVAQELTTLSEVINKSADLETLLFLDVFTVEEKIDVMTKVFEKMTLSSVVKSFVYFLIQEKRIGLFPLIFKEVIVIDDHEKGFLRGTIEGSEDQVSDEFKSKLISYLKENAGIEAQLEYVKNEKITAGFKVTVEDLQLDASLDNQLEKFKETVLNN, encoded by the coding sequence ATGAAAGAACAAAATGTTTCAAAAGCTTACGCGAAGGCATTGATTGAGCTTGGTAAAGAAAGCAAGGTTGACGTTGCACAAGAATTAACAACTTTAAGTGAAGTTATTAATAAGAGTGCAGATCTTGAAACACTTCTTTTCTTAGACGTATTCACAGTTGAAGAAAAGATTGATGTTATGACAAAGGTCTTTGAAAAGATGACTCTTTCAAGCGTTGTTAAAAGCTTTGTTTACTTTCTTATTCAAGAGAAGAGAATTGGTCTTTTCCCACTTATCTTTAAAGAAGTGATCGTTATTGATGATCACGAAAAAGGTTTCCTTAGAGGAACGATTGAAGGAAGTGAAGATCAAGTATCTGATGAATTTAAGAGCAAGCTTATTTCTTATTTAAAAGAAAATGCTGGAATCGAAGCACAACTTGAATATGTAAAAAACGAAAAGATCACTGCAGGTTTCAAAGTAACTGTTGAAGACCTACAGCTTGATGCTTCTCTTGATAACCAATTAGAAAAATTTAAAGAAACAGTATTAAATAACTAA